One genomic region from Halococcus qingdaonensis encodes:
- a CDS encoding ornithine cyclodeaminase family protein yields MSTLASEEDVTERGTLMIDRDELDDCVEMAGVIDAIEDAFVAYEDGDAVMPPKTYVDLPEENGDFRAMPAYVDGAAGLKWVNVHPDNPTKHDLPTVMGVVIYSDPETAYPLAIMDGTKLTRYRTGAVGGVASRHLAPPDTRTMGLVGAGEQARAQLEAISSIVDLDRVVVTDLDETAVTDLCKKEADRADEVVSGSPEEVASCDVISTTTPSTEPILKREWLDEGTHINAMGADAEGKQELDPRIIEDAAVVVDDWEQCSHSGEINVAVAEGRLARKDVHADLSEVVSGTRDAPTDELTVFDSTGLAIQDIAAAGLIYESAEEQGAGYTFDLVGT; encoded by the coding sequence GAGCACACTCGCATCCGAGGAGGACGTAACCGAGCGGGGAACGCTGATGATCGACCGCGACGAGCTCGACGACTGCGTCGAGATGGCGGGCGTCATCGACGCGATCGAGGACGCTTTCGTCGCCTACGAGGACGGCGACGCGGTGATGCCGCCGAAGACCTACGTCGACCTCCCCGAGGAGAACGGCGACTTCCGGGCGATGCCGGCGTACGTCGACGGTGCGGCCGGCCTCAAGTGGGTCAACGTCCATCCGGACAACCCCACGAAACACGACCTGCCGACGGTGATGGGCGTCGTCATCTACTCCGACCCGGAGACGGCCTACCCGCTGGCGATCATGGACGGAACGAAGCTCACTCGCTACCGCACCGGCGCGGTCGGCGGCGTCGCCAGCCGCCATCTCGCCCCACCCGACACGCGCACGATGGGTCTGGTCGGCGCGGGCGAACAAGCACGCGCACAGTTGGAAGCGATCTCGAGCATCGTCGATCTCGATCGGGTCGTCGTCACCGATCTGGACGAAACGGCGGTCACCGACCTCTGTAAGAAAGAGGCCGATCGCGCCGACGAGGTCGTCAGCGGCAGTCCGGAGGAGGTCGCGAGCTGTGACGTAATCTCGACCACCACGCCCTCGACAGAACCGATCCTGAAGCGCGAGTGGCTCGACGAGGGGACACACATCAACGCGATGGGAGCCGACGCGGAGGGCAAGCAGGAGCTCGACCCGCGGATCATCGAGGACGCAGCCGTCGTCGTCGACGACTGGGAACAGTGCTCTCACAGCGGCGAGATCAACGTCGCCGTCGCCGAGGGCCGTCTCGCCAGAAAGGACGTCCACGCCGATCTGAGCGAGGTCGTCAGCGGAACGCGCGACGCGCCGACCGACGAACTCACTGTCTTCGATTCGACGGGACTAGCGATCCAGGACATCGCGGCCGCGGGCCTGATCTACGAGAGCGCCGAGGAGCAGGGTGCCGGCTACACGTTCGATCTCGTGGGCACGTAA
- a CDS encoding Lrp/AsnC family transcriptional regulator → MDERDIKILSAIANLGTGSPDRLHEETGIPKSTIYYRLNNLREEGVIKNDLYDIDYEKVGLGVTIIAEVIAEYDEGYHERVGEKLSNIEGADQVYFTMGETDFVVIARLGNQGMVEDLISQFEGIDEVIRTRSMFTISTIKNEPRLLKNFEFDTLESIADAEDE, encoded by the coding sequence ATGGACGAACGTGACATCAAGATCCTCTCGGCGATTGCGAACCTCGGCACCGGCAGTCCCGACCGGCTCCACGAGGAGACGGGCATCCCGAAGTCGACGATCTACTACCGACTGAACAACCTCCGCGAGGAGGGTGTCATCAAGAACGACCTCTACGATATCGACTACGAGAAGGTCGGGCTCGGCGTCACCATCATCGCCGAGGTCATCGCCGAGTACGACGAGGGCTACCACGAGCGCGTCGGCGAGAAGCTCTCGAACATCGAGGGCGCGGATCAGGTCTACTTCACGATGGGCGAGACCGACTTCGTCGTCATCGCCCGCCTCGGTAACCAGGGGATGGTCGAGGATCTCATCAGCCAGTTCGAGGGGATCGACGAGGTGATCCGCACTCGATCGATGTTCACTATCTCCACCATCAAAAACGAGCCGCGACTGCTCAAGAACTTCGAGTTCGATACGCTCGAATCGATCGCCGACGCCGAGGACGAGTAG
- a CDS encoding aminotransferase family protein has product MAQREQIRTGERGVLAHFGHMDEEPMTITEGDGAYVRTDDDEEYLDFTSQLYCVNAGHSNDAITDAMAEQLDRVQYVSSAKDNDARSQLADTLTEVAPQPLTDVFFSISGSEANEAAIQIAREFQDSSTVLTRWRSYHGGTYATAGITGDPAIRLPVESHAATTGNVKFLPPFGGADAAFDADSPEELTERSLDHLEYVIRNQGPDSIAALVTEIVGGSSGAFTAPPGYFEGVRELCDEYDILLIADEVITGFGRCGEWFGSQTEDLEPDMITFAKGVTSAYAPLAGVLMRSELGTALREDAMDIGQTFAGNPVACAAGSAALEEYDDHLIDNVQELSPALEERVRDLEDHDIVCDVRGRGFHWAVEFADPETGEPVFDPRVEDGYNPVADVLTRTREKGVLVGGGRPLIQIMLSPPFCVDEDDIETGVAALEDSIEEVFE; this is encoded by the coding sequence ATGGCGCAACGCGAACAGATCAGGACGGGAGAACGCGGCGTGCTCGCTCACTTCGGGCACATGGACGAGGAACCGATGACGATCACCGAGGGTGACGGTGCGTACGTGCGCACCGACGATGACGAGGAGTACCTGGACTTCACCTCCCAGCTGTACTGCGTGAACGCGGGCCACAGCAACGACGCCATCACCGACGCGATGGCCGAGCAGCTCGATCGAGTGCAGTACGTCTCCTCGGCGAAGGACAACGACGCGCGCAGTCAGCTCGCCGACACGCTGACCGAGGTCGCGCCACAGCCGCTCACGGACGTGTTCTTCTCGATTTCGGGCAGCGAGGCGAACGAGGCGGCGATCCAGATCGCCCGCGAGTTCCAGGATTCCTCGACGGTGTTGACCCGCTGGCGCTCCTACCACGGCGGTACGTACGCGACCGCGGGCATCACGGGCGATCCCGCGATCCGGCTGCCGGTCGAATCGCACGCCGCGACCACGGGCAACGTGAAGTTCCTCCCACCCTTTGGGGGTGCCGACGCCGCCTTCGACGCCGACTCGCCCGAGGAGCTCACCGAGCGATCGCTCGACCACCTCGAATACGTCATCCGCAACCAGGGACCGGACTCGATCGCGGCGCTGGTCACCGAGATCGTCGGTGGGTCGAGCGGGGCGTTCACCGCGCCACCGGGCTACTTCGAGGGCGTGCGCGAGCTCTGTGACGAGTACGACATCCTGCTGATCGCCGACGAGGTCATCACCGGCTTCGGCCGCTGCGGCGAGTGGTTCGGCAGCCAGACCGAGGATCTGGAACCGGACATGATCACGTTCGCCAAGGGCGTGACGAGCGCCTACGCGCCGCTCGCTGGCGTGCTGATGCGCTCGGAACTCGGCACGGCGCTCCGCGAGGACGCGATGGACATCGGCCAGACGTTCGCCGGCAACCCGGTCGCGTGTGCCGCCGGCAGCGCTGCCCTGGAGGAGTACGACGATCACCTGATCGACAACGTCCAGGAACTCTCGCCAGCGCTCGAAGAGCGGGTCAGGGATCTCGAAGATCACGACATCGTCTGTGACGTCCGCGGGCGCGGCTTCCACTGGGCGGTCGAGTTCGCCGATCCCGAAACCGGTGAACCAGTGTTCGATCCGCGCGTCGAGGACGGTTACAACCCCGTCGCAGATGTCCTCACCCGCACGCGCGAGAAGGGTGTGCTCGTTGGCGGTGGCCGGCCGCTGATCCAGATCATGCTCTCGCCACCGTTCTGTGTCGACGAGGACGACATCGAGACGGGCGTCGCGGCGCTCGAGGACTCGATCGAGGAGGTGTTCGAGTAG
- a CDS encoding universal stress protein, whose translation MIVAAVGESDRSEQVVAEADALADAFDEETHVVHVLSPMEARKIEQDATESSTMEFDDEPDDGEEAAREIAAAATVGSDATPVGLVGKASEQIIGYADEHDARYIVVGKRKRSPTGKAVFGSVTQSVLLNADQPVLSVM comes from the coding sequence ATGATCGTCGCCGCAGTGGGTGAATCCGATCGGAGTGAACAGGTCGTCGCCGAGGCGGACGCGCTCGCGGACGCCTTCGACGAGGAGACCCACGTCGTCCACGTTCTTAGCCCGATGGAGGCACGGAAGATCGAACAGGACGCCACCGAGAGCAGTACGATGGAGTTCGACGACGAACCCGACGACGGCGAGGAGGCCGCACGGGAGATCGCCGCGGCGGCGACGGTCGGTAGCGACGCGACGCCCGTCGGGCTCGTCGGCAAGGCCAGCGAGCAGATCATCGGATACGCGGACGAGCACGACGCCCGCTACATCGTCGTGGGCAAGCGCAAACGCTCGCCGACAGGCAAGGCGGTCTTCGGCAGCGTGACGCAGTCGGTACTGCTGAACGCCGACCAACCCGTGTTGAGCGTCATGTGA
- a CDS encoding AMP-dependent synthetase/ligase: MDWQEAEAEFESEVLGERTLSRMFERSATRHDEHVAQQYKGGVYDRSLAGPIVSQAPDGEFANLSYRQMHRIVKRLAAGFRSLGIEAGDRVGLFANTRMEWAQTDFAVLAAGGIVTTVYTSSSPDQVEYLLDDPGATGVVVENQELLERVLAVEDELDLDFVVSMDSIEGYGDREDVLTLAQVHERGVGSFEQSDYEGWLDARDPDDLASLVYTSGTTGQPKGVRLTHRNFKANVDQVYRRFGPREDKGDLPTIDPDVSTLSFLPLAHVFERLAGHFLMFAAGASVAYAESPDTLQEDFPLVTPSTGTSVPRVYEKLYDSIRDQASESPLRERIFEWAVDIGREYQERKSPGLSLRAKRALADRLVFEQVREGVGGNIEFFISGGGSLSPELGRLFDGMGLPILEGYGLTETAPVVAVNPPEAPEIGTIGPPVVDEEIKVDASVVPDDLDADGEVGELLVRGPNVTDGYWENTEATEDSFDGEWFRTGDVVERRPDGYIAFRERSKQLLVLSTGKNVAPGPIEDAFAQRQLVEQCMVLGDGEKFVSGLVVPNEERVRKWAEEEGIDLPDGSSALCQNEHVQARIGEVVETVNENFESHERIKKFALVPEEFTEDNDLLTPTMKKKRRNIEERYDEAIDALYAD, translated from the coding sequence ATGGACTGGCAGGAAGCCGAGGCGGAGTTCGAAAGCGAGGTGCTCGGCGAGCGAACGCTGTCGCGGATGTTCGAGCGCAGCGCCACGCGCCACGACGAACACGTCGCCCAGCAGTACAAGGGCGGCGTCTACGACCGCTCGCTGGCCGGTCCGATCGTGTCGCAGGCACCCGACGGCGAGTTCGCAAACCTGAGCTACCGGCAGATGCACCGGATCGTCAAGCGGCTCGCGGCGGGCTTTCGCAGCCTCGGCATCGAGGCCGGCGACAGGGTGGGACTGTTCGCGAACACGCGCATGGAGTGGGCCCAGACCGATTTCGCCGTGCTCGCCGCCGGCGGGATCGTGACGACCGTCTACACGAGTTCTTCGCCCGATCAGGTCGAATATCTCCTCGACGACCCCGGAGCCACCGGAGTGGTCGTTGAAAACCAGGAGCTGCTCGAACGCGTGCTCGCCGTCGAGGACGAACTCGATCTCGACTTCGTCGTCTCGATGGACAGTATCGAGGGGTACGGCGACCGCGAGGACGTGCTCACGCTCGCACAGGTCCACGAACGCGGCGTCGGCTCGTTCGAGCAGAGCGACTACGAGGGCTGGCTCGACGCGCGCGATCCCGACGATCTCGCCAGCCTCGTCTACACCTCCGGAACGACCGGCCAGCCGAAGGGCGTCAGGCTCACTCACCGCAACTTCAAGGCGAACGTCGATCAGGTCTACCGCCGGTTCGGGCCGCGCGAGGACAAGGGCGATCTCCCGACGATCGATCCGGACGTGAGTACGCTCTCCTTTCTCCCGCTCGCGCACGTCTTCGAGCGGCTGGCGGGTCACTTCCTGATGTTCGCCGCGGGCGCGAGCGTCGCCTACGCCGAGAGCCCCGACACGCTCCAAGAGGACTTCCCGCTCGTCACCCCCTCGACGGGGACGAGCGTCCCCCGGGTGTACGAGAAGCTGTACGACTCGATTCGCGACCAGGCCAGCGAATCCCCGCTGCGCGAGCGAATCTTCGAGTGGGCCGTCGATATCGGCCGAGAGTATCAAGAGCGTAAGTCGCCCGGGCTCTCGCTGCGCGCGAAACGCGCGCTCGCCGATCGGCTAGTCTTCGAGCAGGTCCGTGAGGGCGTCGGCGGCAACATCGAGTTCTTCATCAGCGGCGGCGGCAGCCTCTCGCCCGAACTGGGTCGACTGTTCGACGGGATGGGGCTGCCGATCCTGGAGGGGTATGGCCTCACCGAGACCGCACCCGTCGTGGCGGTCAACCCGCCCGAAGCACCCGAGATCGGCACCATCGGCCCGCCCGTCGTCGACGAAGAGATCAAAGTGGATGCAAGCGTGGTGCCCGACGACCTCGACGCCGACGGCGAGGTCGGCGAACTGCTCGTGCGCGGGCCGAACGTGACTGATGGGTACTGGGAGAACACCGAGGCGACCGAGGACAGTTTCGACGGGGAGTGGTTCCGCACCGGCGATGTCGTGGAGCGCCGCCCCGATGGCTACATCGCCTTCCGCGAGCGCTCGAAGCAGCTGCTGGTGCTCTCGACGGGGAAAAACGTCGCGCCCGGGCCGATCGAGGACGCCTTCGCCCAGCGCCAACTCGTCGAGCAGTGTATGGTGCTCGGCGACGGCGAGAAGTTCGTGAGCGGGCTCGTCGTCCCAAACGAGGAACGGGTGCGAAAATGGGCCGAAGAAGAGGGCATCGACCTGCCCGACGGTTCGAGCGCACTCTGTCAGAACGAACACGTCCAGGCACGCATCGGCGAGGTGGTCGAAACGGTCAACGAGAACTTCGAGTCCCACGAGCGTATCAAGAAGTTCGCGCTCGTGCCCGAGGAGTTCACCGAGGACAACGATCTCCTGACACCGACGATGAAGAAGAAACGACGCAACATCGAGGAGCGCTACGACGAGGCGATCGACGCGCTGTATGCCGACTGA
- a CDS encoding cation:proton antiporter domain-containing protein, translated as MATGGAELIALVAGIMALGVASQMLGDRFRVPSIIFLLTTGLVLGPLSGLVLPSRIISADTFGGALPAIVGLAVAIIVFEGAFHLRIEDLRQTSSATIRLTTLGAAISLLGTAIVVHYALTAPWDISLLVGALLVATGPTVIAPILDVVPVRDRVATTLETEGIVNDVTAAILAVVVFEVVFEASEGIAAILVVFAIKLGVGIGVGTAVAGVLWYLIRYVDLSPGNAPRNARLLVLAGALVAYGLANVWTSEAGIAAVATAGLIVGNLDIPYEDKITDFKGDITLMVLSFVFIALAALLNFDDLPFGLGGLAVVVVVMVVLRPLVVFLSTSGGRFTREERLFMSAIGPRGIIPASVATLFAVRLQAEGMSAAAETLVGTVFLVIFATVLVEGGLARYIAEYLDVLPMRAIIVGGGKVGRDLATRLEARGENVVIVEHDEENVETARSEGFSVHIGDGAHRDVLQSAGAENASTIVATTGDDDSNLLVAQLAATAFDTEQVIARVNQPENDDAFAELDVETISAPIATSWAIDNRIERPALWNWMTELGRSGDVQEFEVTAADVAGETIAELASAIPEGCLIALVSRDGENMVPDGDFELQQGDRITLVGLNEPVQNALERFHPSD; from the coding sequence GTGGCAACTGGCGGGGCAGAGCTGATAGCGCTCGTTGCGGGCATCATGGCGCTCGGGGTCGCCTCGCAGATGCTCGGCGATCGCTTTCGCGTACCGAGCATCATCTTCCTGTTGACGACGGGGCTGGTGCTCGGTCCGTTGTCGGGGCTGGTGCTCCCATCGCGGATCATCAGCGCCGACACGTTCGGCGGCGCGCTCCCGGCCATCGTCGGGCTCGCGGTCGCGATCATCGTCTTCGAGGGGGCCTTCCACCTCCGCATCGAGGACCTCAGACAGACCTCCTCGGCGACGATACGACTCACCACGCTCGGGGCGGCCATCTCGCTGCTCGGGACGGCCATCGTCGTCCACTACGCGCTCACCGCCCCGTGGGATATCTCCCTTCTCGTCGGCGCGCTGCTGGTCGCGACCGGGCCGACGGTCATCGCGCCGATCCTCGACGTCGTCCCGGTGCGCGATCGCGTGGCGACCACCCTCGAAACCGAGGGGATCGTCAACGACGTGACGGCAGCGATCCTCGCGGTCGTCGTCTTCGAGGTCGTCTTCGAGGCCTCAGAAGGGATCGCGGCCATCCTCGTCGTCTTCGCGATCAAGCTCGGCGTCGGCATCGGCGTCGGCACGGCCGTCGCTGGCGTGCTCTGGTATCTCATCCGCTACGTCGATCTCTCGCCGGGCAACGCACCCCGCAACGCTCGCCTGCTCGTGCTCGCCGGTGCACTGGTGGCCTACGGGCTGGCGAACGTCTGGACCTCGGAGGCGGGGATCGCCGCGGTCGCCACCGCCGGCCTCATCGTCGGCAATCTCGACATCCCCTACGAGGACAAGATCACCGATTTCAAGGGCGATATCACGCTCATGGTGCTCTCGTTCGTGTTCATCGCACTCGCCGCGCTGCTCAACTTCGACGATCTCCCCTTCGGGCTGGGCGGGCTGGCGGTCGTGGTCGTCGTGATGGTCGTGCTCCGACCGCTCGTCGTCTTTCTCTCGACATCGGGCGGTCGGTTCACCCGCGAGGAACGGCTGTTCATGAGCGCCATCGGCCCCCGGGGCATCATTCCCGCCTCCGTGGCGACGCTGTTCGCGGTGCGCCTCCAGGCCGAGGGGATGAGCGCGGCCGCCGAAACGCTCGTCGGCACCGTCTTCCTGGTCATTTTCGCCACCGTACTGGTCGAGGGCGGTTTGGCCAGATACATTGCCGAGTATCTCGACGTGCTTCCCATGCGCGCCATCATCGTCGGCGGGGGGAAGGTCGGGCGGGATCTCGCCACACGCCTCGAAGCCCGCGGCGAGAACGTCGTCATCGTCGAACACGACGAGGAGAACGTCGAGACCGCCCGGTCGGAGGGGTTCTCGGTCCACATCGGCGACGGTGCCCACCGCGACGTCCTGCAGTCGGCGGGCGCGGAGAACGCCTCGACGATCGTCGCGACCACCGGCGACGACGACTCGAACCTGCTGGTCGCCCAGCTCGCGGCCACGGCGTTCGACACCGAGCAGGTGATCGCCCGCGTCAACCAGCCGGAAAACGACGACGCCTTCGCCGAACTCGACGTCGAAACGATCTCCGCACCGATCGCCACCTCGTGGGCCATCGACAACCGCATCGAACGGCCCGCGCTCTGGAACTGGATGACCGAACTCGGTCGCTCGGGCGACGTCCAGGAGTTCGAAGTCACCGCCGCCGACGTCGCCGGCGAAACGATCGCCGAGCTCGCGAGCGCCATCCCCGAGGGCTGTCTCATCGCACTCGTCAGCCGCGACGGCGAAAACATGGTCCCCGACGGCGATTTCGAACTCCAGCAGGGCGACCGCATCACGCTCGTCGGCCTCAACGAACCCGTCCAGAACGCTCTCGAACGGTTCCACCCCTCGGACTAA
- a CDS encoding universal stress protein — protein sequence MSEARDPFEIAVLPVASPEDARTTCAGAAAHLRRTGGRAVVVHVIEGTPPTDDGHPEHADETFAAAREAFDAADIDVETRLEYGEEIPETVFAVADESDASAIAFTPRAGGRWLKLLSGDLTNALVTESDRPVVVLPDRHE from the coding sequence GTGAGCGAGGCCAGGGATCCCTTCGAGATCGCGGTACTGCCGGTTGCGAGCCCCGAAGACGCACGCACAACCTGTGCCGGCGCAGCGGCGCACCTCCGTCGAACGGGCGGCCGAGCGGTCGTCGTCCACGTCATCGAAGGCACACCGCCGACGGACGACGGCCATCCGGAACACGCCGATGAGACGTTCGCGGCCGCCCGCGAGGCGTTCGATGCCGCCGATATCGACGTCGAGACGCGTCTAGAATACGGCGAGGAGATCCCCGAAACCGTGTTCGCCGTCGCCGACGAGAGCGACGCGAGCGCCATCGCGTTCACCCCGCGCGCCGGCGGCCGCTGGCTCAAGCTCCTCTCGGGCGATCTGACGAACGCGCTCGTCACCGAGAGCGATCGTCCGGTCGTGGTGCTCCCCGACAGACACGAATAA
- a CDS encoding thiolase family protein — protein sequence MVDSTPVVAAAYRSPQGKEDGVFADVRSEDLSIPLINEILAETGLGGDDIDDLMWGCAQQRGEQGNNVARVISLLSDLGESVPATTINRWCASSAQSIISASDAIRAGQRDAIIAGGVESMSRVKMGQNTQNAHPRLNEEHNVAELQMGMTAEEVAERYDVSREEQDEYAARSQQRAVEATEEGRFDDEIVPIDNGEETIDTDEGLRPGTTAEKLAELPTVFKSDGTVTPGNASQVSDGASATLITSREFAEDHGLDVLAEVGSNNVAGVEPEVMGVGPIPATEGLLERTGREIDDYGLVELNEAFASQTLYCQRELGIDDEIFNVNGGAIAIGHPLGASGARLPVTLIHEMHKRDVDRGLATECVGFGQGAAIEFSR from the coding sequence ATGGTCGATAGCACACCGGTCGTCGCGGCAGCATACCGAAGCCCGCAGGGAAAGGAAGACGGCGTCTTCGCCGACGTCCGCAGCGAGGACCTTTCGATCCCGCTGATCAACGAGATCCTCGCCGAAACAGGTCTCGGGGGCGACGACATCGACGATCTGATGTGGGGCTGTGCCCAGCAGCGCGGCGAGCAGGGCAACAACGTCGCGCGCGTGATCTCGCTGCTGTCGGATCTCGGTGAATCGGTCCCGGCGACCACGATCAACCGCTGGTGTGCCTCCTCGGCACAGTCGATCATCTCGGCCTCCGACGCGATCCGTGCCGGCCAGCGCGACGCGATCATCGCCGGCGGCGTCGAGAGTATGAGCCGGGTGAAGATGGGACAGAACACGCAGAACGCCCATCCACGCCTCAACGAGGAGCACAACGTCGCCGAGCTCCAGATGGGGATGACCGCCGAGGAGGTCGCCGAGCGCTACGACGTCAGTCGCGAGGAACAGGACGAGTACGCCGCTCGCTCGCAGCAGCGCGCCGTCGAGGCCACCGAGGAGGGCCGGTTCGACGACGAGATCGTCCCGATCGACAACGGCGAGGAGACGATCGACACCGACGAGGGGCTCCGGCCGGGCACGACCGCCGAGAAGCTCGCGGAGCTCCCGACGGTGTTCAAATCCGACGGGACCGTCACCCCGGGCAACGCCTCACAGGTCTCGGACGGCGCTTCGGCCACCCTCATCACGAGCCGCGAGTTCGCCGAGGATCACGGTCTCGACGTGCTCGCGGAAGTCGGGAGCAACAACGTCGCGGGCGTCGAGCCGGAGGTCATGGGTGTCGGCCCGATACCCGCCACCGAGGGGCTGCTCGAACGCACGGGGCGGGAGATCGACGACTACGGGCTCGTGGAGTTGAACGAGGCGTTCGCCTCACAGACGCTCTACTGCCAGCGTGAGCTCGGTATCGACGACGAGATATTCAACGTCAACGGCGGTGCGATCGCCATCGGCCATCCGCTCGGTGCGAGCGGCGCGCGTCTGCCGGTGACGCTGATCCACGAGATGCACAAGCGCGATGTCGACCGCGGACTTGCCACCGAGTGTGTCGGCTTCGGGCAGGGCGCGGCCATCGAATTCTCGCGCTGA
- a CDS encoding ATP-binding protein, giving the protein MSSPELDVVEFLLTTHVYNDDRERDADDLPPRYRRAFWSDEGIERPLAATEATAETATEVADPWSAISGLMFTDRDEFSGSLSLTERAMAEEWYAERADADRIEANPTLAAALDEADYERAREANRPVRADRVWIDSLLEEYFDNEEDEEMLDLVDVRAPEEVEMTLNDLVLTSDQKGEIEKIMKAIEHREYLATIGLREIGKLLYVGPPGTGKTTTARALAHELDLPFVEVKLSMVTSQYLGETAKNVEKTFEVAKRLSPCILFIDEFDFVAKTRNSDEHVALKRAVNTLLKSIDEISLINDEVLLIGATNHPDQLDAAAWRRFDEIVNFPKPDSLMRADILRIVTREMEIEEFDPEALAADTEGLTGSDLRLVLREAVLDALTEERTTLTQADLEAAVRDFEERDSLKDLDMIEGDHDALVAGGDISADGGSDEHDHDHGADGHAHDH; this is encoded by the coding sequence ATGAGCAGCCCGGAACTGGACGTCGTCGAATTTCTGCTCACGACACACGTCTACAACGATGATCGTGAGCGTGACGCCGACGACCTGCCGCCACGCTACCGCCGCGCGTTCTGGTCGGACGAGGGGATCGAGCGCCCGCTGGCCGCGACCGAGGCGACCGCCGAGACCGCCACGGAGGTGGCCGACCCGTGGAGCGCCATCTCGGGGCTGATGTTCACCGATCGCGACGAGTTCTCGGGATCGCTGTCGCTGACCGAACGCGCGATGGCCGAGGAATGGTACGCTGAACGCGCCGACGCCGACCGAATCGAGGCGAACCCGACGCTCGCGGCCGCCCTCGACGAGGCCGACTACGAGCGCGCCCGCGAGGCCAACCGCCCCGTTCGTGCCGACCGCGTCTGGATCGACAGCCTCCTGGAGGAGTACTTCGACAACGAGGAGGACGAGGAGATGCTCGATCTCGTCGACGTCCGCGCGCCCGAGGAGGTCGAAATGACGCTCAACGATCTCGTGCTGACCAGCGATCAGAAAGGCGAGATCGAGAAGATCATGAAGGCCATCGAGCACCGCGAGTATCTCGCCACCATCGGCCTGCGCGAGATCGGCAAGCTCCTCTACGTCGGCCCGCCCGGGACGGGCAAGACGACCACGGCACGAGCGCTCGCCCACGAACTCGATCTCCCCTTCGTCGAGGTCAAACTCTCGATGGTCACGAGCCAGTATCTCGGCGAGACGGCGAAGAACGTCGAGAAGACCTTCGAGGTCGCCAAACGGCTCTCGCCGTGTATCCTCTTCATCGACGAGTTCGATTTCGTCGCCAAGACCAGAAATTCGGACGAGCACGTCGCGCTGAAGCGTGCGGTGAACACGCTGCTCAAGAGCATCGACGAGATCAGCCTGATCAACGACGAAGTGCTCCTGATCGGCGCGACCAACCATCCCGACCAGCTCGACGCGGCCGCCTGGCGGCGTTTCGACGAGATCGTCAACTTCCCGAAGCCCGACTCGCTGATGCGCGCGGACATCCTCCGGATCGTCACCCGGGAGATGGAGATCGAGGAGTTCGATCCCGAGGCGCTGGCCGCCGACACCGAAGGGCTGACCGGCAGCGACCTCAGACTCGTGCTCCGCGAGGCCGTCCTGGATGCACTGACCGAGGAGCGCACCACGCTGACACAGGCCGACCTCGAGGCCGCAGTGCGCGACTTCGAGGAGCGCGACAGCCTGAAGGACCTCGACATGATCGAGGGTGACCACGACGCCCTGGTGGCCGGCGGCGACATCAGCGCCGATGGCGGATCCGACGAGCACGATCACGACCACGGTGCCGACGGTCACGCTCACGACCACTGA
- a CDS encoding MBL fold metallo-hydrolase, which yields MEVTLLGTGDTTGTPTVGCDCDTCTAARENGVGRSRFSVHVRNERTDESLLVDASPDFRQQFLDNDVALPDAALVTHIHFDHLDGLGNAFRLFSDLPVHAANEIDPKTGESVADTVRGKYDYLDALSVQGQRPLESFSTCGFDVTFVPVSHPPLVCYGVVLEDDDAKLAITGDTSYGIKDESRARLADADLLLADAIAPAAFCEHHPLGGDHHDVDGTPRTFGTKHMTREGALSLADELDATETRLVHVSHFFPADEAFAEPLAVDGERYVL from the coding sequence GTGGAGGTCACGCTCCTGGGCACCGGCGACACGACCGGCACACCGACCGTCGGCTGTGACTGCGACACCTGCACCGCCGCCCGCGAGAACGGCGTCGGACGGAGCCGGTTCTCGGTCCACGTCCGCAACGAACGGACCGACGAGTCGCTGCTCGTCGATGCGAGCCCCGACTTCCGACAGCAGTTCCTCGACAACGACGTGGCGCTTCCGGATGCGGCGCTCGTCACGCACATCCACTTCGACCATCTCGACGGACTCGGCAACGCCTTCCGACTCTTCTCCGACCTCCCGGTCCACGCGGCGAACGAGATCGACCCGAAGACCGGCGAGAGCGTCGCCGACACGGTACGGGGGAAGTACGACTACCTCGACGCGCTCTCGGTCCAGGGGCAGCGTCCGTTGGAGTCGTTTTCGACCTGTGGCTTCGACGTGACGTTCGTCCCGGTCTCGCATCCGCCGCTCGTGTGTTACGGCGTCGTCCTCGAAGACGACGACGCGAAGCTCGCGATCACTGGCGACACGAGCTACGGGATCAAGGACGAATCGCGCGCCCGGTTGGCCGACGCGGACCTCCTGCTCGCCGACGCCATCGCGCCGGCGGCGTTCTGCGAGCATCACCCGCTCGGCGGCGATCACCACGACGTCGACGGAACGCCGCGAACGTTCGGCACGAAACACATGACCCGTGAGGGGGCGCTCTCGCTGGCCGACGAACTCGATGCCACCGAGACACGGTTGGTCCACGTCTCGCATTTCTTCCCCGCCGACGAGGCGTTCGCGGAGCCGCTCGCGGTCGACGGCGAGCGCTACGTGCTGTAA